In Cygnus atratus isolate AKBS03 ecotype Queensland, Australia chromosome 5, CAtr_DNAZoo_HiC_assembly, whole genome shotgun sequence, a single window of DNA contains:
- the HPS5 gene encoding BLOC-2 complex member HPS5 translates to MSEYCQPYASMASVPVIPDSYNHVLAEFECLDPLLSALRLDSSRLKCTCIAVSKRWIALGSSGGGLNLIQRDGWKQRLFLTHKEGAISRVACCLHDEDYVAVATSQGLVVVWELNQERRGKPERIYVSSEHKGRKVTALCWDTAALRVFVGDHVGKVSAIKINTSKQGKAAATFVMFPVQIITTVDSRVVQLDYLDGRLLISSLTRTYLCDTEREKFWKIGNKERDGEFGACFFPVGKNNGNQQPLIYCARPGSRMWEVNFDGEVQSTHQFKQLLSSPPLPVVTLRMDPHCMTSSCSPQSLSFPKLLYLTEHYVVTWTERGIYIFVPQSVQVLLWSEVKDIQDIAVYKSELFCLHTNGKVVRLSLLLVDRCVDRLIRRGFWTLAARVSCLFQNSIISCRARKNLPLDKLEHLKSQLDASTQQDLISRLEELILKVEPLDSACSSRRSSISSHESFSVLDSGIYRVISRRGSQSDEDSCSLHSQTFSEDERLKEFPAHQEDEQVELDNVSHASVAVEADRSETFLPFSIPLSFRSPSPLVSLQAVKESVSSFVRKTTEKIGTLHVSPDIRGRQEAKDDEQQQEVAVSLLASPQEERASEPQSCQLPEEDHLRDLKAATTEAVAKLQDPLVLLEPQCMRRVLREWLVYLEEKFGRREHFDSSVRKSKTVCAEEQREVLEENLQVNLTGGDLAEKEPNSILEDYTESNDETCESQNVCENSTNFKGPLGGCFQISPPCDLEPDVQKDLVELTTLCFELSVFSCGNGDSEESSDQGLPLAALSTLACRFIQNYFFLLDLKRLKQCIITTYANSPNVWETYIAGLKELTCHSSVALAMENEDMLKILKLLHDLGPWDDGPLLLVHAQRLYEKFGETALRPLIKFHPSISPSDIKQLCRNDPAHFLAYLDSLVKSQPEDKRSSLLRSLLQPESIRLDWLCLAVSLDAPQRANTVDVEGNPRPRSHLFTWGYSQLILLLVKLPADFVTKKKMADICKSHGFWPGYLFLCLELDRRIEAFTNIAHLDDLSLLNEEDGSIPETIEEWKFLLHLAQNHSTVFHQHGPQNGNAASNGSPSWPNCITVENIALLLAKAIGPNRALPLLQECGVMLELSERFTGVCEILRIAEKRQRALIQAMLDRCDRFLWSQQA, encoded by the exons ATGAGTGAGTACTGCCAGCCTTATGCATCTATGGCCTCTGTGCCAGTCATTCCAGACTCTTACAACCATGTACTGGCAGAGTTTGAATGTTTGGATCCGTTGCTTTCTGCACTCAGGCTGGATTCTAGTCGTCTGAAG TGCACGTGTATAGCTGTGTCGAAGAGATGGATAGCTCTAGGCAGCTCAGGAGGAGGACTGAATCTTATACAGAGAGATGGTTGGAAGCAAAGGCTCTTTCTTACTCATAAG GAAGGTGCCATTTCCCGAGTTGCCTGCTGTTTGCATGATGAAGACTACGTTGCTGTTGCCACCAG CCAAGGTCTCGTAGTAGTCTGGGAGCTGAATCAGGAACGTCGTGGGAAACCAGAACGGATTTATGTTTCCTCTGAGCATAAGGGCAGAAAAGTCACAGCTCTATGTTGGGATACAGCAGCCCTCCGTGTTTTTGTAGGAGATCATGTGGGAAAAGTATCAGCCATCAAGATTAACACATCAAAACAAGGAAAG GCTGCTGCCACTTTTGTGATGTTTCCCGTTCAGATTATAACCACTGTAGATTCCCGTGTTGTTCAGCTCGATTATTTGGATGGAAGACTGCTCATATCTTCACTTACACGTACTTATTTGTGTGATACAGAGAG AGAGAAGTTTTGGAAAATTGGTAacaaagagagagatggagaattCGGAGCATGTTTCTTCCCTGTTGGAAAAAACAACGGGAATCAGCAGCCACTCATATATTGTGCGCGGCCTGGCTCAAGGATGTGGGAGGTGAACTTTGATGGGGAAGTGCAAAGCACGCACCAGTTCAAGCAGCTGCTCTCATCACCGCCTCTCCCTGTTGTTACTCTCAG aatggATCCTCACTGCATGACTTCCAGCTGCTCTCCACAATCTTTATCTTTCCCCAAGCTACTGTATTTGAC TGAGCACTATGTCGTGACCTGGACGGAAAGAGGCATTTATATCTTTGTTCCCCAAAGTGTTCAAGTCTTACTCTGGAGTGAAGTAAAAG ATATTCAGGATATTGCAGTTTACAAAAGTGAACTGTTCTGTCTTCATACAAACGGAAAAGTTGTACGCCTCTCCCTTCTGCTGGTAGACCGCTGCGTAGATCGTCTGATAAGAAGAGGGTTCTGGACTCTTGCTGCCAGGGTCTCTTGCCTCTTCCAAAATTCAATAATTTCTTGCAGA GCAAGGAAGAATTTGCCACTAGACAAGCTGGAGCATTTGAAGTCTCAGCTGGATGCCTCAACTCAACAGGATCTCATTTCACGTCTGGAGGAACTGATCTTGAAGGTGGAACCTCTAGATTCTGCGTGCAGCAGTAGGAGGAGTAGCATTTCATCTCAT GAAAGCTTCAGTGTCTTGGACTCTGGTATATATCGTGTTATTAGTCGAAGAGGCAGTCAGTCCGATGAAGACTCATGTTCTCTCCACAGTCAAACATTCTCAGAAGATGAGAGACTTAAAGAATTTCCTGCACACCAGGAAGATGAACAGGTGGAACTTG ACAACGTATCTCATGCATCTGTGGCGGTTGAGGCTGACCGGAGTGAGACTTTCCTCCCATTCAGTATTCCTTTGTCATTTCGTTCCCCATCTCCTCTCGTCTCTCTCCAAGCTGTGAAAGAAAG TGTTTCCAGCTTTGTACGCAAAACTACCGAAAAGATTGGCACACTTCATGTGAGTCCTGATATTAGAGGGAGGCAAGAAGCAAAGGATgacgagcagcagcaggaggtggctgtcAGTCTTCTAGCATCTCCCCAGGAAGAGAGAGC ATCAGAGCCACAGAGCTGCCAGCTTCCAGAGGAGGATCATCTAAGAGATCTCAAGGCTGCAACAACAGAAGCTGT AGCCAAACTCCAGGATCCCCTGGTTTTGTTAGAACCACAGTGCATGAGAAGGGTTTTACGGGAATGGCTTGTctatctggaagaaaaatttgGCAGGAGAGAGCATTTTGATTCCTCTGTTAGGAAGAGCAAGACTGTATGTGCTGAAGAACAGAGGGAAGTCCTGGAGGAAAACCTGCAAGTAAATCTAACTGGTGGAGACCTAGCAGAAAAAGAACCAAATAGTATCTTGGAAGACTACACTGAGAGTAATGATGAAACTTGTGAAAGCCAAAATGTATGTGAAAATAGTACTAATTTCAAGGGACCTTTGGGTGGCTGCTTTCAAATATCTCCTCCATGTGACCTAGAACCAGATGTTCAGAAAGATCTTGTGGAGCTGACAACTCTGTGTTTTGAGCTGAGTGTATTTTCTTGTGGAAATGGTGATTCAGAGGAAAGCTCTGATCAAGGTCTGCCACTAGCAGCTTTGTCGACCTTGGCTTGTAGGTTTATACAAAACTACTTCTTTCTTCTGGATTTGAAAAGACTAAAGCAGTGCATTATAACCACGTATGCAAACAGCCCTAATGTATGGGAAACATATATCGCAGGATTGAAAG aactaACTTGTCACAGTTCGGTTGCTTTGGcaatggaaaatgaagatatgttgaaaatactgaaactgTTGCATGACCTGGGGCCCTGGGATGATGGCCCTCTGTTACTGGTACATGCTCAAAG GCTTTATGAAAAATTTGGGGAAACAGCTCTTCGGCCCTTGATCAAGTTCCACCCCTCTATTTCACCTTCTGATATCAAGCAGCTTTGTAGGAATGATCCAGCTCACTTTTTAGCATATTTAGATAGCCTGGTGAAGTCACAGCCAGAGGATAAAAG GTCATCTCTTCTTAGATCTCTTCTGCAGCCGGAATCAATACGACTGGATTGGTTGTGCTTGGCAGTTTCTCTTGATGCACCACAAAGAGCAAATACTGTGGATGTGGAAGGAAATCCCAG GCCACGATCACATTTGTTTACATGGGGCTACAGCCAGCTCATTCTGCTTTTGGTTAAACTCCCAGCTGATTTtgttacaaaaaagaaaatggcagaCATCTGTAAATCACATGG GTTTTGGCCTGGGtaccttttcctctgtttgGAGCTGGACAGAAGAATAGAAGCCTTTACTAATATTGCTCATTTGGATGATCTGAGCCTATTGAATGAAGAAGATG GTTCAATTCCAGAGACCATAGAAGAATGGAAGTTTCTTCTGCATCTTGCACAAAATCACAGCACTGTTTTTCACCAACATGGCCCACAGAATGGGAATGCTGCCAGCAATGGTAGCCCCAGCTGGCCAAACTGCATCACTGTGGAAAACATAGCTCTCTTATTAGCAAAGGCCATTGGCCCAAATCGTGCCTTGCCTCTATTGCAAGAATGTGGTGTGATGCTAGAATTGTCTGAGAGATTTACTGGAGTGTGTGAGATACTGAGAATTGCTGAGAAAAGACAAAG agcCCTGATTCAGGCCATGTTGGACAGGTGTGACCGGTTTTTGTGGTCTCAgcaagcatag
- the LOC118244403 gene encoding serum amyloid A protein isoform X3, translating to MLRAYRDMREANYVGADKYFHARGNYDAARRGPGGAWAARVISDARENWQSGVSGRGAEDTRADQEANAWGRNGGDPNRYRPAGLPSKY from the exons ATGCTCAGAGCATACCGGGACATGCGCGAGGCAAACTATGTTGGTGCTGACAAATATTTCCATGCTCGTGGCAATTACGATGCTGCCCGAAGAGGACCTGGTGGTGCTTGGGCAGCCAGAGTGATCAG TGATGCCCGGGAAAACTGGCAAAGCGGCGTGAGCGGCAGAGGCGCAGAAGACACCCGTGCCGACCAAGAGGCGAACGCATGGGGCCGAAACGGGGGGGACCCCAACCGCTACAGACCCGCGGGCCTTCCCAGCAAATACTAA
- the LOC118244403 gene encoding serum amyloid A protein isoform X1, whose product MRLCICFVLLSVIVCASADNPFTRGGRFVLDAAGGAWDMLRAYRDMREANYVGADKYFHARGNYDAARRGPGGAWAARVISDARENWQSGVSGRGAEDTRADQEANAWGRNGGDPNRYRPAGLPSKY is encoded by the exons ATGAGGCTCTGTATCTGCTTCGTGTTGCTCTCCGTTATTGTGTGTGCAAGTGCTGACAACCCATTCACACGTGGCGGAAGATTTGTCTTGGATGCAGCTGGAG gaGCATGGGATATGCTCAGAGCATACCGGGACATGCGCGAGGCAAACTATGTTGGTGCTGACAAATATTTCCATGCTCGTGGCAATTACGATGCTGCCCGAAGAGGACCTGGTGGTGCTTGGGCAGCCAGAGTGATCAG TGATGCCCGGGAAAACTGGCAAAGCGGCGTGAGCGGCAGAGGCGCAGAAGACACCCGTGCCGACCAAGAGGCGAACGCATGGGGCCGAAACGGGGGGGACCCCAACCGCTACAGACCCGCGGGCCTTCCCAGCAAATACTAA
- the SAAL1 gene encoding protein SAAL1 yields the protein MDRNPSPPSSEAEEEGDAVGSTVYSKHWLFSILTRLIEVISPEKTEPSVNPEEIQTELDEEMENDICKVWDMSMDEDVALFLQEFNAPDIFMGVFAKSKCPRLTEICVGILGNMACFQDICMSISKDENLGQVLLQRLCDSDSPTLLETSRLLLTCLSQPEVANIWVERIRDSPSVYDCVCFIMSSSTNVELLVKVGEVVDKLFDLDEELMLNWIKSGTCQSVGPSVDDSPEELPDFKIVPCILEAAKQVRSDNPEGLDVYMHILQLLTTVDEGIQAIVQAPDGGKETWSLLYDLVCHELCQPDDPPIIVQEQKTVLASILSVLSAMFASQTEQEYIKMRKNMPLIGSLIRILQYMEGCGKRSVDNSKESEQEETGKGDLNEEDFHLKILKDICCELLSNMFQELTKENTLEGLNQGHLNEQTCSCAFQNLLPLYFASVESFLEVLREADQTLAENLEKRFPSLKVHT from the exons ATGGACCGCAACCCCTCGCCGCCCTCCAGcgaggcggaggaggagggcgaCGCGGTGGGCAGCACGGTGTACAGCAAGCACTGGCTCTTCAGCATCCTCACCCGCCTCATCGAG GTCATTAGCCCCGAGAAGACCGAGCCCAGCGTGAACCCTGAGGAAATCCAGACGGAGCTGGACGAAGAGATGGAGAACGACATTTGTAAAGTGTGGGACATGTCCATGGATGAG GATGTCGCTTTATTTCTTCAGGAGTTCAATGCCCCTGATATATTCATGGGAGTTTTTGCCAAATCCAAGTGTCCTCGCCTGACT GAAATCTGTGTGGGAATATTGGGAAATATGGCCTGTTTCCAAGACATATGCATGTCCATTAGTAAAGATGAGAATCTCGG ccAAGTGTTATTGCAACGTTTGTGTGATTCAGACTCTCCAACTCTTCTGGAAACAAGCAG GTTGTTGTTAACTTGCCTCTCCCAGCCTGAGGTGGCCAACATTTGGGTTGAGAGAATCCGAGACAGCCCTTCAGTGTATGACTGTGTTTGCTTTATCATGTCAAGCTCTACAAACG TTGAATTGCTGGTAAAAGTGGGTGAAGTGGTGGACAAACTATTTGATCTAGATGAAGAGCTAATGTTAAACTGGATTAAAAGTGGCACGTGTCAGTCTGTGGGACCGTCTGTAGATGATTCCCCTGAAGAACTTCCAGATTTTAAGATTGTGCCTTGTATACTTGAAGCAGCCAAACAAGTCCG CTCAGATAATCCGGAAGGACTTGATGTTTATATGCATATCTTGCAGCTCCTAACCACAGTGGATGAGGGCATTCAGGCTATTG tgCAGGCTCctgatggaggaaaagaaacttgGAGTTTGCTTTATGACCTAGTTTGCCATGAACTCTGTCAGCCAGACGATCCACCGATCATTGTGCAGGAGCAAAAGACTGTATTGGCCTCTATTTTGTCGGTGCTATCTGCTATGTTTGCCTCACAGACAGAACAAGAATACATCAAGATGAGAAAAA ATATGCCTCTGATTGGGAGCTTGATTCGTATCTTACAATACATGGAGGGCTGCGGGAAGAGATCTGTTGATAACTCAAAGGAATCTGAACAAGAAGAGACTGGAAAAGGTGACCTAAACGAGGAAGATTTCCACTTGAAAATTTTGAAGGATATTTGCTGTGAATTGCTTTCCAATATGTTTCAAGAACTGACCAAG gaaaatacaTTAGAAGGACTAAACCAGGGACATTTAAATGAACAGACGTGTTCGTGTGCATTCCAGAACCTCTTGCCACTCTATTTTGCATCA GTGGAGAGTTTCCTTGAAGTTCTGCGTGAGGCTGATCAGACACTTGCTGAAAATCTAGAAAAACGTTTCCCAAGCCTGAAGGTCCACACCTAA
- the LOC118244403 gene encoding serum amyloid A protein isoform X2, protein MESFLRTSWVRKPSAGAWDMLRAYRDMREANYVGADKYFHARGNYDAARRGPGGAWAARVISDARENWQSGVSGRGAEDTRADQEANAWGRNGGDPNRYRPAGLPSKY, encoded by the exons ATGGAGAGCTTTTTGCGGACAAGCTGGGTGCGCAAACCCTCTGCTG gaGCATGGGATATGCTCAGAGCATACCGGGACATGCGCGAGGCAAACTATGTTGGTGCTGACAAATATTTCCATGCTCGTGGCAATTACGATGCTGCCCGAAGAGGACCTGGTGGTGCTTGGGCAGCCAGAGTGATCAG TGATGCCCGGGAAAACTGGCAAAGCGGCGTGAGCGGCAGAGGCGCAGAAGACACCCGTGCCGACCAAGAGGCGAACGCATGGGGCCGAAACGGGGGGGACCCCAACCGCTACAGACCCGCGGGCCTTCCCAGCAAATACTAA